The Amblyomma americanum isolate KBUSLIRL-KWMA chromosome 5, ASM5285725v1, whole genome shotgun sequence genome window below encodes:
- the LOC144133987 gene encoding uncharacterized protein LOC144133987, translating to MAAATFYGAPNIQNHGRSRCKPPNSVADRLFTSTLNGAVNDDEDVPVASSDEAVIEETGDDERQPPSKKSRMVKWCRKKFEPDNIDCVYQPRGASLLWIHSSTSNANLPTLVLKN from the exons ATGGCCGCCGCCACGTTCTACGGTGCGCCAA ATATCCAGAACCATGGGAGGAGTCGATGCAAGCCTCCGAATTCAGTAGCTGACCGGCTTTTTACGTCAACTTTGAATGGAGCG GTGAATGATGATGAGGACGTTCCGGTGGCTTCTAGCGATGAAGCTGTGATTGAGGAAACTGGTGATGATGAACGCCAACCACCGTCAAAGAAAAGCAGAATGGTCAAGTGGTGCCGAAAAAAATTCGAGCCAGACAACATCGACTGCGTCTACCAGCCACGTGGTGCTTCCCTCCTATGGATCCACTCAAGTACTTCGAATGCTAATTTACCAACTCTGGTTTTGAAGAACTGA